One segment of Solanum stenotomum isolate F172 chromosome 1, ASM1918654v1, whole genome shotgun sequence DNA contains the following:
- the LOC125877032 gene encoding acyl carrier protein 1, chloroplastic-like, protein MASVTGSSFAISSLSSSFNPNKACLKTSSLSIKGISFPSLRLKPATRRFSISCAAKPETVDKVCEIVKKQLALPSGSAVNGESKFAALGADSLDTVEIVMGLEEAFGITVEEENAQTIATVQDAADLIEDLIAKKC, encoded by the exons ATGGCTTCTGTTACTGGATCTTCCTTCGCCATCTCTTCCCTTTCCTCCTCCTTCAACCCGAACAAG GCATGTTTGAAGACATCCTCCCTTTCTATCAAGGGAATAAGCTTCCCTTCCCTCAGATTGAAGCCAGCTACTCGTCGCTTCAGCATTAGCTGTGCG GCTAAACCAGAGACAGTTGACAAAGTGTGTGAAATTGTGAAGAAACAACTGGCTCTTCCGAGTGGTTCTGCTGTCAACGGAGAGTCAAAATTTGCAGCACTTGGTGCTGATTCTCTTGACACG GTTGAGATTGTCATGGGACTTGAGGAAGCATTTGGAATCACTGTGGAAGAAGAGAATGCACAGACTATTGCAACAGTTCAAGATGCTGCTGACTTGATTGAGGATCTCATCGCCAAGAAATGTTGA